ACTTCTGCGGGCAAACCCTCGTTTGGGATTGGATCCAAAGAATGAGGATTGCGATGCGCCACAGCAGCGGCGACTTGAGCCAGCGGCGCTAAACCGCGACTAATCGCCCAATCGAGCCACAAGGTCAGTGCCGGCAGTAAAATCAGCAGCGGCGTCAATAAATGCAAGGTGATTTCATTGGCGGTTTCACGGCGCTCTTGCAGCGCTTGCGCGACCTGAACCAAACCCTTATCGGTTGTTAAAGTAACGACGCGCCACGCTTGGTTTTGCCAATTCACGGTGTCATAGCCCGGCTTTCCGCCTTGTGGAATAGGCGAGAACGGGTGGGATTGAAATAGGATTCGCCCCTCTGGATCGCGAATCTGACTGACCAAATCAATACTATCGCCGTGCAATGCGTGGCCGTTCGAATCCGGTTTGGCACCTTGCGCGTGGTTTGCATGAGACAGGGAATAAGCCGCCTCACGCAACACCTTGTCGAACAGTTCGTCAATTTCTTCGTGAACGTTCAGCCAAGTCGGCACGGCAAATGCGGTGCCGGTAAGCAGTAAAACGGGCATTAACCAATAAGATAGCCGTTGGCGGATAGAGGTGTTCATGGCTTCACCACTTTGAAGCCAACGCCACGCACATTAAAAATGATGTCTACACCGAGTTTGCGGCGCAGGTTGTGTAGGTGGACATCGATCGCATTACTGGCCACTTCCTGGCCCCAGCCATAGAGACGCTCTTCTAATTGCGCGCGAGACAGCACCGCCCCCGGTTGCTCCAACAAGGCATGCAGCAAGGCAAATTCACGGGGGGATAAATCAATCAGGGCATTGCGCAACCAAACTTCGTGGTTCAACGGATTGATGCGCAACGCACCGTATTCAATGTCGGATGATCCGCGTCCGGCACTCCGACGTATCAGCGCGTGAATACGAGCGACCAGTTCTTCCAAGGCAAAGGGCTTGACCAGATAGTCGTCGGCACCGCTATTGAGGCCAGCGACTCGATCACTCAGTGCATCGCGCGCCGTTAAAATCAATACCGGAATGGCGTTACCGGATTCGCGCAGCACGGTCAATAATTCCAAACCCGCTAGACGCGGCAGCCCCAGGTCGAGTAACAACAAAGCGTACTCGGCCGCCGCATTGGATAAAGCTTGTTTGGCTTGTTCGCCGTCCTGCACCCAATCGACCACGAAACCATCCAACTGCAATCCATCATGGATCGACTGGCCGATCATCGGATCGTCTTCCGCTAATATCAAACGCATGTTGACCTTTTAGTTTCTTCATCTGGCCAACAGTGTAAATGATTAAGATTTAAGTAATAGTTAAGGCCCTTCGGAATGTTCGAGAAGGTATCAATTCCGGTGATTAACCAGCAGCTATTCGGAATTCATCACTACTGCTTTGGATATGAGAATTGCGCTGCATTTCCGCAGTTGTTCTGGGTCATTGATGCCAAAACTGCGAAGCTTTATGCAGCAATTAATTTGGGTATTCGGATAATGGATCCAAGAAAAATTGGATGGGGTGGGTTATGAATTGGCAATATTTATTAAGTGGCGGATTGGCGCTTTATATAGTTGAGACTGCCGGTAGCAATCATTCGGATGTGGCTGTTGCTATCGTGGCGTTTTTGGTTTGTCTAATTCCTGATATTATTTACGGCCTCTTATCGCTGGCCCGGCACGAATACAAGCCTGCGAAGCACTTCTTTAACTGACACCAATACGAAATAATGGACCGATGGTATTTTACATATAAGGAAAAATCATGACCTATATGAATATTGGTTCTGCAACCACAAATCACGTCCGGAGTAATGGGATGGTCAATACTCCTACAATTGCAAAACCGCAACAGCAGCAGGCTCAAGTCCAGCAGATAACACAGGTTGTGCATAGCCCATCATCTGATGGTGGAAAAGGTCGTATCATTGATGTTCATGCTTAGTTTAATTTCCGACCTAGATAGTGGTAAATTAGGCTCAGACTCGATCTGATTGCCAAAACTCAAACGGCATTTAGCGAGCCAGTTCGGCTTTTTTGCATAAATCGTATTTTGTGCAAGGAAAATCCACTGTTCGTGAACAGGTATGCCCAAACCTAAGAAATATTGGCCTAAAACGGCACGACTTGCTTAGAGCCACTTACGCTGGCGGATGAAATAGCATTTGTCGCTGTAATTCCTAAGAGCTATCCCCGAAAAATTGACCAGTCGATTAAGTGAAAAACCCTGCTACTTTTGACCGTCCGCGAGGACAAAGCAATGGAGCAGAAGATGTCCAAAAAACCG
This window of the Methylomonas koyamae genome carries:
- a CDS encoding response regulator transcription factor; this translates as MRLILAEDDPMIGQSIHDGLQLDGFVVDWVQDGEQAKQALSNAAAEYALLLLDLGLPRLAGLELLTVLRESGNAIPVLILTARDALSDRVAGLNSGADDYLVKPFALEELVARIHALIRRSAGRGSSDIEYGALRINPLNHEVWLRNALIDLSPREFALLHALLEQPGAVLSRAQLEERLYGWGQEVASNAIDVHLHNLRRKLGVDIIFNVRGVGFKVVKP